GGCAAAGTGAGTCAAACTTTAATTGCCCTAATGACATCGTATAGCACATTTTGCCCCAAATCAAATAACCGGGGGCAAAttcgcttcttcttcaaaccccAAATTGAGAACCAATGTATTTTGGGTAAAAATAGTAGCTCAAACTTGCAATGGAGAACAGAACATCATTATCGTACATCTCACCCACACCATAGTATagtctccctccctcccttctcGTTGTCACCACGTATCTCAAAACAAGGTTTTGATCCCATGAAATACTAAAATAGGCAATTTGTGTAGTATTAATCTTCTCATGTCCAAATAGGGTTATGGCTGACCTGAACATGATATGTTTAATAGACATGTGGAACTACCTTAACACGAAGACAACGCACCTAATAAAGCAGGTCACACAACACTAACATAATTAAATGAATGTGTTATTGGAATACGCATCAACGCCGTAGAGACAGTAACTTGTTTACATACATTAATTTGTGTACAAAATAAATACATAGAATATGTTTATACACGATAAGATGTGTAAAGAAGTCCCACCTTTTTCTAAACTTCAATGACTTTTATATCCCTAAATATGTTTCTATTTCACCCTTCATTCATTTTGACACGGACCTCATTGTTATAAACATTAAGGACAAAAGTTGTTTAGAGATGATTATTAAACGTATTAAAATGTGTCTATATATGTCGTGCTAAGAAATGACATGTGATCTTCATCGTGCCAATAATATCTAAATTGGTTAAGTAGATTAACCCATGTAAGACAATTATTTCACGCTAACCATTTATGGCACAAACCCACTTGTGCCTAATCCAAACCTATTTAACTATGTGTGGTTTTGTGTCGTGTCGTAACAACATGTTGTAACAAGAATTGCTAGTCTTATCGCCAACCATTATATGGTGTCATGATGCATTGACCAAAAACAACCTCACAAAGTCACTCATGGCGTCCACAACTTCACTATATTTGATTTGAAGTTGCAATGCTAAGGGCAAACTCTTTTCAAGATCACCCGGCACAATATGTTGCGTGCTCACCCACCAAAATTTCTAGCTTGGTTTGGAAGGATTCGGATCTGAGCGTCAGGTTCCCATCAtgtcaaaagaggaaatcattaaCGCATTATCTTAagcaatttaaattttgaaaaatgagaaaaatatttttttaaagtaactTCTTCTGCCACAAAAGCGACCTTGAATTAGACCCGGTAAATAAACAAAACGTTGGCCATGATGTTTTTCCACATTaaaatttttgggaaataaaagaCCCCGAATTAAACATATAAACGAAACAAATTGTCAATGCCAAGTGCTACCGACACCACCGTACCTACCATCCTCAATTGTGAGCAATTGAACGCGCCGGAAAGTGAGCCGAATCAAGAGCAGAGCATAGGGCGTGATTCTGCAGAGTCACGGACGATGCCGTGCCGGCGGAGCCCACGAAACCAATTAATTTGAGGGTTAGGTGCTCgcacttttcaaaaaaaaaatatatatatattggccGGTGCACTTTTCAAATTTGGTGGGTCAGCTTTAACTAAgcctttatttatttcattgaaaataaattatttaaaaatatttttttaaaaataatcacttaaatcactttttaaaaaatgaacataagttattttcaataatgataacattcttcatttgttaattattttaagcaatacaaacaattatttttaagaaaatatttttcaaatctttcattttccgCAACAAACGTGAGAGAGAAGTAgagatttaataaataaataataaagatttTTGTTAAtggggagagagaaataaatTGGCCAACTAAActataggaaaatgttttggtCCATAAAAGTTGGTGTCGTGTCATCAGAATTGTGTTTGTGAAAATGTTCACGAGTCTTCATAGGGATAGTGACTCACTTGTCCTTTTCCATTTGCCACTTGTACTAGGGCACTTCAAATTCGAGCCATTTTATACTTATAAGGCCGCACGAGATTGCGTCACAGAGCATGCTCATATTAAGATTTTTAGAGatcattcatttttcctttcttttccatggACGACAGAATGGCGGGGCCTGTTGGTGGAACTAGCCTGTGAACGCTTCATGGGGCCACCAAAATAATCGGGACAGCTTTGTCCTTGGATCTTAtccctttgcttttgtctcTCGACAATGTGTCGCAAACTAGGAATCTTCAAAAGTTTAAGTGCCAAGAACTTTGCTTAAAAGAATCGCATGAGAATGATTCAATCATTGCATGGGACAAAAATCCGTGATTCAAGTCTAGGACATTGCACGTTGCAATTGCAGGACTAGATAATTGAAACATTTTTACGTGTTTTGTCTCGAGTCCGGCTATTCACTCTCTACCTTGGCTTCGCTACTTGGATGTCCTCTCAATCGCAGCTTCCGATGTGCATTTGGATCTTATATGCTGAAGGAAATAAGACCATTTTATAAAATACTAGATTGTGCAGTGATACGTTAGTAAgcaatttttaggaaaaataatgcTTGGTATACTCTGACTAGAAATATGTGGCGGGTGTCAATTTCATCGGGGAAGTGAAGTCGACCATGTTATGGTTCGAGCCCACTTCCGAAACGACTATTTCATCTGTGACCTATCATTTAGTAAACCATAATTCCTATACCATTTAGAACACGCTAAGTAAACATGAAAGGTTAACAAAAAATGATTTGTTTACTGTCTAGGGGAACAAAAATTGACagaccaaaaatttaaaaaacttaatcTGCCAACATGTATAAAAAAACTCTCAGATGGATCCGGGTCAATAGAATGCAATCACAGCCATTGATCACGTGGAACCGGTTGAATATATCTCATAAGTCGAGATCCACTGGCCACGAGTTAGAGTGACTTGTGTGTTTTACATTAAAGGCATCATATGAGAGGAATTTGTAGCTCATTGTCTAAAGCTTCCCCTAGTACCACCATGACTAAAGGTaagttcatttttataagcaattgATATTTTGCTCACGGTACTTATATGTGAGGCCCACATGGTTAATGGCTATGATGAATCCAGTCTATGTAAGCCCGAGCCGAGACTAGTTAAGGATTTGCATAGAAAATGAGGAAGTGAATTTCACTTGTTTGAAACCACAGTAAAAGCATTTTCACTATGTGGCAGAGTCTATTCTTGTGGATCGATATTCAACCGAAAGACGACATGAAGAGGAGAGAAGGAAGTTCTTGACGTTTTCAATTGAGCGGCTGAACATAAACTCCTAAGCCACGCTTTATTTCAAGCCTTGAAATGGATCGTTTGCGTCAGACCAGACCCACGATTACAATGAGCGATGGGTGCGCGTTTCTACATTTATATTCATCTTCCTATTTGTCTGGGGTTATGATACATGCTTGCTTCGTCGTTCTCTCCTCGAGTTAATGCTCGGAAAGACATTGTGAGAACGATCTGTCAAGTGAAATGTCCATCGAGCCATCAGAATTTGCATGCCGGTCGTCGGTGGCCCTGGATACGCAGACAATCTAGTCCCACATATGCTAAAATCTGACTTCTCAGGCATCTGTACACTATAATTCTATGTGCTAAATGCGAATGTATGGTTCTGTTGTCCAAATACAACTCGGTCAGCTATAAGACACTTCAAAGTCAAGGACCTCAATGATTGTTAGAGTCAAATGGCGAGCGAAGTTCATCTGTTGCGTCAAATAAGCCGTTAAATTTTGCTGGATATGTCATTGCAAGgttttgcatttaattaatcatttgtGTGATATATGCAACTTCTTCCTTAGTATCAACCGGGAAGTGCCGTGTTATTTGGTAGGATATGCACATTCAAATTCACTCTTTGATGATGCTGATACTCACAGGACCTCCTTGAGAATCCATGTGATGTGCTCCAACAGAAAGTCATACGCTGgctgggaagaaaaagaaaatttcattgaaCTTTCTCAGGTTGTGCGAGGAAAAGAATGATCTCTTTCAACTTAAATCACAAGGAGATATGCTTCTTGTGTTTCAACAATCCTCCTGGATTCGACAACTAACGACTTTACTGACGGAACATCAcgcaaaaagaaaagctaagaaGCCTCTTCACTCTCGGCAAGCTTCGCCTAAGACGAGAGACAACCTTTCAAGGTCTATTCTTTTTCAGTGATTCAGTATGATCTGCGAATACACCTTTTTTGTATTCACATAAGCTTCTCCTGCTTGTCCCATCCATCAGCTAGGATTGGAATTAGCATTCAAGTAGGCGAGGACCCCAACAAATGGGGCATTGATATATGTCGTCGGCTCGGACTTCCGGAAATCTACCCTATTGTCCTCATACTCATCGTCCTCCCCAGGCCCGCCAACCAGTGCTCCGACAAGCACATTTGGGTTCGGATCCGAGGAATTGAAGTAAATGGACCCTTCCTTGCAAGCGATGAACTGGGGATGATCCTTGATCGACGGCAGCGACGAGCCACGGTGGTGGATGCGGAGGGGGTAATAGGCGCTGTACCCAACCATGTAGGAGATGCCCTGGGGGTTCTCCCCGAGGATGTAGTCAGCCTGCCTCTTGGCCTGCTGGCGAAGGGTGGCAGCGTCAATGCTGACGGAGCCGCAGTTCATGGACTGGGAGGTGGTGGAGAGGTAGTTGGCAtagacgaggaggaggaaggcaatGGAAGTGGCATGCTGAAGGTTGCTGCCGCCAGGCTTGTAGATGAGGCCGCCAGGAGTATACTGGATgtgggtggaggaggaggagtccgGTATGAGGGTGCACATGAAGGAGTCGGCTGAGGATTTGTAGGACTGGAGCGAGTAGACATTGCCTTCTAGGAATTCCTGAAGCAAACGGTTGAATCAAAAGTGAGGAACTGATGCAGAAAAATATTAATCGACTCAAATTTGATTATCTTCTCTGTTCTTTCTTGATTTCTCCCACTGACTACCATATGTTTTGGTCCAAATGGAAGACAAGAATAAAGATACCATATCCACTTCACGTTTGCAGAATAAATGGTCTTCGAAATCAATTAAGCACAGGAAGATCATGCCCAATGAAACGACTAGGCTTTGTTGCAGAAGCTTGAAATTTTCGAGATCTTTGTAGAGAGCAAGTACTTGGTTCAATATGCTCTTGGATAACAGTCTCAAGTCCGATATTTAGCTTTTGCAAGCGTCTTGGTTGGGTATGATCCTCCCAAAAGTAAGAAATTTTGGTCGAGATCCATGCGTAGAACTTACAAACTAAATGCAGCTAAAGTCTCACGCCATTATGCAACTCAGAAACACCTAGTAAACATTCTAAATTCGGAAGTGGACTAGAAACAATCACTAATTATATATGAACAAACCTATTCATTATTTTCCCTCTCTGGAAAGAGACATTTGAGATAGTTCTATTTGGAAATTAGAGGAGCAATTAAGCGTTGGaattggttgaccttggaaACGAGGACGTTGAGGCCGGCATGCTTGTTGTCCCAGCCGAACTCATTGATGTTCTCATCGGCGCCAAGTGTTTTGCCATTGTTTTGGATGTAATTCAGATAAGATTCGTCTTGTGTCGCCCTCCTCAGCCACGCCGCTCCCCACAGCAACTCATCCTGTCAGAGACCCACACAAGACAGGGTTCATACATTAAGCTTGTCCTACACAGAAGAAACCTTTGGGAACTTAAGAAAAAGATAGAACTGGATTCAATTTCATTGGTTTTTTCTAGCCATATCATGCTGTTTTTCTAATAATATGTCGGGAGGAATCAAATCTATGTTAAAATATAAGTGCCTTCTTGTTGGCAGTAAGGTCAAAGCACCAACCACCATACTGAGACTATTCAATATTTTATGGACAGACTGACAGTAACAGTTAAAATTCAGTTAAAAAACTTGATCCACTCCTTTTAATTGTCAAACCAAGCTCGATCTACCTGATGAGGATTAATATGTTAAAGGGTATAGCTTTTGCCTTTTAAAAATTCATCCCTCTCAAGAATCACAAAAAGCATTAATAGCCAACTTTTCCACGGCGATTCGCATACCTGGTATCCATCGAAATCACAGTAAAACGGGCAAGCATGATCCCTAACGTCTGAATTGTCGCTATAAGCTCCTCTGTAGCTGTCTGCAAATTCAAATGCCTTGACGGCATTCTTCAGGAGGGTGTCAGAGTACCCGGGGTCCAATGACCGGAACGCCAGGGATGACGCTGCGAGAGCCGCTGCAGTCTCGCCGGCAACATCAGACGCCGGGTTCGGTGCATCGACAGCAAAAACCGTCCTGGCCGTGTCCATGTCCTCCGGCCTCTCCCAGCAATAATGGTCGATGTTTGGATCACCCACCTTTGAGAGAGACAAGTAATGTTCAACCACCCAGGTCGAATTCACCAAACTTTTTACTTAACACCTCTATATTGTTAAGAAATAAAGGATTAGGAAAATGGGTTCCTCTGAAGTAAATGCGACGTAAAATAGTCAAGACATAGCCGACTCTAGTGAGAGACGAGGCGAGACTGGTTGGCCGTGCATTGATGGGGACGAGTAGTGTGGTCCCATGCTGTTTATAGCCACTAAAGTGACCCCGCATATGCAGACAGACATGCAGCAAAGTGTTAATGGGCCTGCATGATTAGCATAACAGTAGAACACTATTAAGTACGTGACCTGCCAAATCTCCCCACCAATCTTAAAAGGCAAGAGAAAACCTAGTCAAGATATGCACCCAAACGGAGAATGGTCGACAGTGGCGGGAATCGAACTAAAGCCAAACTCATCGTATTACATATCATCTCTCGTTTTCCTCACCAGAGTTCAACACACAACAAGCTCGCCAAAGGAGGAGGCAATAGAAATGGCTTCTTGGGTCGGGCAAGACTTTAACCTAGGAGTCCACTTGGAAAGAGAACCGAAGCAGGGCTTCATGCGTGGCGAGAATGCCAACTTGCCCAttacaaaaggagaaagagggagaggggcaaaaatacaaattgcagtgggaaaa
This Eucalyptus grandis isolate ANBG69807.140 chromosome 7, ASM1654582v1, whole genome shotgun sequence DNA region includes the following protein-coding sequences:
- the LOC104453381 gene encoding endoglucanase 24, whose protein sequence is MPTLRLPFLLLLAAAAAAAAEASYLDYGDALSKCILFFEGQRSGYLPQDQRLPWRGNSGLGDGWTYNADLTGGYYDAGDNVKFGFPMAFTTTLLAWSVVEFGGLMPPPELRNALVAIRWATDYLLKTVSQPNRIFVQVGDPNIDHYCWERPEDMDTARTVFAVDAPNPASDVAGETAAALAASSLAFRSLDPGYSDTLLKNAVKAFEFADSYRGAYSDNSDVRDHACPFYCDFDGYQDELLWGAAWLRRATQDESYLNYIQNNGKTLGADENINEFGWDNKHAGLNVLVSKEFLEGNVYSLQSYKSSADSFMCTLIPDSSSSTHIQYTPGGLIYKPGGSNLQHATSIAFLLLVYANYLSTTSQSMNCGSVSIDAATLRQQAKRQADYILGENPQGISYMVGYSAYYPLRIHHRGSSLPSIKDHPQFIACKEGSIYFNSSDPNPNVLVGALVGGPGEDDEYEDNRVDFRKSEPTTYINAPFVGVLAYLNANSNPS